The Ananas comosus cultivar F153 linkage group 7, ASM154086v1, whole genome shotgun sequence genome has a window encoding:
- the LOC109713493 gene encoding probable tetraacyldisaccharide 4'-kinase, mitochondrial isoform X3, which translates to MEFLKRAILRIASTPDARLSELPRLHRRLLLPILSSASALYRLSLLLRRCRRLLLSPHRVSRLPVPVISVGNVTWGGNGKTPMVELIARFFDECGVAPLVLTRGYAGGDEAKMLKRHLQDTSAIIGIGANRAATAASLLNKHGYTDACRVLCMEDHTLPHKFGPHSDNGKVGVVILDDGMQHWSLLRNVEIVMVNSMMPWGNSHLIPRGPLREPLSALGRADILVIHHADLVSDMQLKIIESTVLYICATLPMFFSRLVPSHLFGVKNPHSRFPLTMLNNSAVLCVSGIGFPYAFFHAVRELGPLHVGRLDFLDHHPFKASDIQLIREKAAKLAADYNKETVVVVTEKNSNLGPRIPTTKSFATCSRDSRIMIAIHIFSER; encoded by the exons atggAGTTTCTGAAGCGCGCGATACTCCGAATCGCGTCCACCCCCGACGCGCGCCTCTCGGAGCTCCcccgcctccaccgccgcctcctcctccccatcctctcctccgcctccgccctctatcgcctctccctcctcctccgccgctgccgccgcctcctacTCTCCCCCCACAG GGTTTCTAGGTTGCCGGTGCCGGTGATAAGCGTTGGGAATGTGACGTGGGGTGGCAATGGAAAGACACCCATGGTGGAGCTCATCGCCCGATTCTTCGACGAATGCGGGGTCGCCCCCCTCGTCCTTACCAGA GGTTATGCAGGTGGTGACGAGGCCAAAATGCTTAAAAGGCACCTCCAGGATACTTCTGCAATAATTGGCATAGGTGCTAACAGGGCAGCTACTGCTGCTTCTTTGCTCAATAAACATGGTTATACTGATGCTTGCCGTGTGTTATGTATGGAGGACCATACATTGCCACACAAGTTCGGACCTCACTCTGACAATGGAAAAGTTGGTGTGGTAATATTGGATGATGGGATGCAG CACTGGAGTTTGTTGCGTAATGTGGAAATCGTTATGGTAAATAGCATGATGCCATGGGGGAACTCTCACCTTATCCCACGTGGACCTTTGAGGGAACCATTAAGTGCACTTGGTCGAGCGGACATTTTAGTTATCCATCACGCGGATTTG GTGTCTGATATGCAGCTTAAAATCATTGAATCAACAGTCCTATATATATGTGCAACCCTGCCAATGTTCTTCAGTAGATTAGTCCCGTCACATCTCTTCGGAGTTAAGAATCCTCATTCAAGATTCCCGCTAACTATGTTGAATAATTCTGCTGTATTATGTGTATCTGGAATTGGCTTCCCATATGCCTTTTTCCACGCAGTTAGAGAg CTTGGACCATTGCATGTTGGTAGACTGGACTTCCTTGATCATCATCCTTTTAAAGCTAGC GATATCCAATTGATCAGAGAGAAAGCTGCAAAGCTTGCTGCTGACTACAATAAGGAGACAGTTGTCGTAGTAACAGAGAAG aattcgaacttgggacctcggataccaaccaccaaatcctttgccacttgctctagggacagtcg GATTATGATCGCAATCCACATATTCTCGGAGAGATAG
- the LOC109712869 gene encoding putative disease resistance RPP13-like protein 1 isoform X2, translated as MKEIKKRFDTITKEWDTLRLRESDGPRRRDDHAWTPKPTSSLLHEPNVRGREKDKEHIIQMLLEDDENRKNSVSVLPIVGMGGIGKTTLAQLVYNDPRVSRHFRQKGWVCVSENFDVLELTRKIYTSITKGSCDYTEINEIVDALREELMGKRFLLVLDDVWIDNPNLWNPLRDLLFALEPGKVIVTTRNESTATIMQTMPLYRLGCLGFDDCWLIFLQQAFEGRDPNALPELVEIGKKIVVKCKGLPLAVKVLGGLLRFESDEWKWIDILDSELWELDEEEDQILPALRLSYDHMPPALKQCFMYFSLFPKDYNFYDDRMVRLLMSQGLFRSDGTELEEDIGRAFLDDLLQRSILEYHCTYGRTRLLKMHDLVHDLAQFVVGEEFIRVDDGKLCNLPGGVRHLSLIWNNSISSLNLLPLKKLQALRTFIIIKRDDIITYPEVHVDVLNDLFRNLKRLRTLNLRWTRIGALPESIGNLKLLRYLDIRHTEVKRLPESIFGLYNLQTLEIEYDALAESSEAIKELVNLRHLLFACDKYANCLPSGIRHLTNLQTLPAIVIGRDPRHFRIQDLKNLSHLKEVQILNLKDIDSVEDAQEANLRSKRDLKALQLSWEHCYALYCNTSRGQSSEEPSKIPSEATRSLLPVDWFEERVLASLEPQTNLAELLIYCYGGIRFPQWVGDVSFSKLVKITLLNCQKCILLPSLGQLPSLTYLDMSYIESLLHIGREFYGCSSEAKGFPSLEILAISSMDNWVEWGGGEYGDFPRLQEISIAGCPKLQRLPQHLYSSLTRLFLSNCEQLDELPLLPSLTHLTLRGTYDEKILSSLHLHLLRFLEITGLETLPIEFRKMYSLQKLRISFCYGLETVVSLFELPSLEELSIRNSPQVQFRLHSSEDVITGNCPVLQEWCRRRDIDLTYSG; from the exons ATGAAGGAAATCAAGAAGAGGTTTGACACGATCACGAAGGAATGGGACACTCTCCGTCTGAGAGAAAGCGACGGGCCGCGGCGGCGTGATGATCACGCGTGGACGCCAAAGCCAACTAGCTCCCTTCTACATGAGCCTAATGTTCGTGGGAGGGAGAAAGATAAGGAGCATATAATACAAATGCTTCTCGAAGACGATGAGAATAGAAAAAATTCGGTTTCCGTCTTACCTATAGTTGGAATGGGGGGGATCGGTAAGACTACGCTCGCACAGCTTGTGTACAACGATCCTAGAGTGTCTCGTCACTTTCGACAAAAGGGGTGGGTCTGCGTATCTGAAAATTTTGATGTGCTAGAGTTAACAAGAAAGATTTACACCTCAATCACTAAAGGAAGTTGCGACTATACTGAAATAAATGAGATTGTGGATGCTCTTAGGGAAGAACTGATGGGTAAGAGGTTCTTACTAGTGCTCGATGATGTTTGGATTGACAACCCGAATCTCTGGAATCCCCTGAGAGACCTGCTCTTTGCTCTAGAACCTGGGAAAGTTATAGTAACTACCCGGAATGAGTCGACAGCTACGATCATGCAGACAATGCCACTTTATAGGTTAGGCTGCCTGGGCTTTGATGATTGTTGGTTGATCTTTCTGCAACAAGCCTTTGAAGGTCGAGATCCAAATGCACTTCCGGAATTGGTAGAAATCGGTAAAAAGATTGTCGTGAAGTGTAAGGGATTGCCTTTGGCTGTCAAGGTGCTTGGCGGCCTCCTTCGCTTCGAAAGTGATGAGTGGAAATGGATTGATATTTTGGACAGCGAGTTATGGGAATTGGATGAAGAGGAGGATCAGATCCTGCCAGCACTAAGGTTGAGCTATGATCACATGCCGCCAGCGTTGAAGCAATGCTTTATGTACTTCTCCTTGTTTCCGAAAGACTATAATTTCTATGACGATAGGATGGTCAGGCTGTTGATGTCGCAAGGGCTTTTCAGATCTGACGGAACAGAGCTAGAAGAGGACATCGGCAGAGCATTTCTTGACGACTTGTTACAAAGGTCGATTCTCGAGTATCATTGTACCTATGGCCGTACAAGATTACTGAAAATGCACGATCTCGTCCACGATCTTGCACAATTCGTTGTAGGGGAGGAATTTATTAGAGTAGACGATGGCAAGCTATGCAATCTCCCTGGAGGAGTTAGACATTTATCATTGATTTGGAACAACTCCATCTCTAGTTTGAATCTTTtgcctttaaaaaaattacaagctcTGCGGACattcataataataaaaagggaTGATATTATCACTTACCCAGAAGTTCATGTCGACGTACTGAATGATCTCTTCCGAAACTTGAAAAGACTACgaactttaaatttgagatgGACAAGAATTGGAGCATTGCCCGAGTCAATCGGGAACTTGAAACTTCTACGCTACCTTGACATTAGACATACTGAGGTTAAAAGGCTTCCAGAATCAATATTTGGTCTCTACAATCTACAGACATTAGAGATTGAATATGATGCCTTGGCGGAGTCATCAGAAGCCATAAAGGAGTTGGTCAACTTGCGACATCTTCTATTTGCTTGTGATAAATATGCAAACTGCCTCCCATCTGGTATTAGACATCTAACAAACTTGCAGACATTGCCGGCTATTGTTATAGGAAGAGATCCTAGGCACTTTAGGATACAAGATCTAAAGAACTTGTCCCACTTGAAAGAAGTGCAGATTTTGAATCTCAAAGATATTGACAGTGTTGAGGATGCTCAAGAGGCTAATTTGAGGAGCAAGAGAGACCTCAAAGCCTTGCAGTTATCGTGGGAACACTGTTACGCCCTCTACTGTAATACAAGCCGTGGGCAAAGTTCTGAAGAGCCGTCGAAGATCCCTTCAGAAGCCACTAGGTCATTGTTACCTGTTGATTGGTTTGAGGAACGGGTACTTGCTAGCCTTGAGCCACAGACCAACCTCGCAGAATTGTTGATATATTGTTATGGAGGTATTCGATTTCCCCAGTGGGTCGGTGATGTTTCCTTCTCCAAGTTGGTCAAAATAACACTACTGAATTGCCAGAAATGTATATTGCTCCCGTCGCTCGGTCAACTGCCTTCTCTGACGTACTTAGATATGTCTTATATTGAAAGCCTGCTGCATATCGGAAGGGAGTTTTATGGGTGTAGTTCTGAAGCAAAGGGTTTCCCATCACTGGAGATATTGGCAATCTCCTCAATGGACAATTGGGTGGAGTGGGGTGGCGGCGAATATGGCGACTTTCCTCGTCTCCAAGAAATTAGTATTGCAGGATGCCCTAAGCTACAGAGGCTTCCGCAACATCTTTATTCCTCATTGACCCGATTATTTTTGTCCAATTGCGAACAACTTGATGAACTTCCTTTGCTCCCTTCACTGACTCATTTAACTCTGCGAGGTACGTATGATGAAAAGATACTCTCTTCTTTGCATCTCCATTTGCTTCGTTTTTTAGAAATTACGGGCCTCGAGACTCTTCCTATTGAATTTCGGAAAATGTACTCCCTCCAAAAATTGCGTATTTCTTTCTGTTACGGATTGGAAACAGTGGTGAGTTTGTTCGAACTCCCTTCTCTTGAGGAATTGTCAATAAGGAATTCTCCTCAAGTACAGTTCCGACTTCATTCGTCTGAAGATGTCATAACTGGAAATTGCCCTGTGCTTCAAGAGTGGTGCAGAAGACGTGACATCGACCTGACATATTCAG GTTAA
- the LOC109713493 gene encoding probable tetraacyldisaccharide 4'-kinase, mitochondrial isoform X2 → MEFLKRAILRIASTPDARLSELPRLHRRLLLPILSSASALYRLSLLLRRCRRLLLSPHRLPVPVISVGNVTWGGNGKTPMVELIARFFDECGVAPLVLTRGYAGGDEAKMLKRHLQDTSAIIGIGANRAATAASLLNKHGYTDACRVLCMEDHTLPHKFGPHSDNGKVGVVILDDGMQHWSLLRNVEIVMVNSMMPWGNSHLIPRGPLREPLSALGRADILVIHHADLVSDMQLKIIESTVLYICATLPMFFSRLVPSHLFGVKNPHSRFPLTMLNNSAVLCVSGIGFPYAFFHAVRELGPLHVGRLDFLDHHPFKASDIQLIREKAAKLAADYNKETVVVVTEKDYDRNPHILGEIDDINVLVLCSSLQIMPLEGKSEDDFRMKLKELLIRTKSAP, encoded by the exons atggAGTTTCTGAAGCGCGCGATACTCCGAATCGCGTCCACCCCCGACGCGCGCCTCTCGGAGCTCCcccgcctccaccgccgcctcctcctccccatcctctcctccgcctccgccctctatcgcctctccctcctcctccgccgctgccgccgcctcctacTCTCCCCCCACAG GTTGCCGGTGCCGGTGATAAGCGTTGGGAATGTGACGTGGGGTGGCAATGGAAAGACACCCATGGTGGAGCTCATCGCCCGATTCTTCGACGAATGCGGGGTCGCCCCCCTCGTCCTTACCAGA GGTTATGCAGGTGGTGACGAGGCCAAAATGCTTAAAAGGCACCTCCAGGATACTTCTGCAATAATTGGCATAGGTGCTAACAGGGCAGCTACTGCTGCTTCTTTGCTCAATAAACATGGTTATACTGATGCTTGCCGTGTGTTATGTATGGAGGACCATACATTGCCACACAAGTTCGGACCTCACTCTGACAATGGAAAAGTTGGTGTGGTAATATTGGATGATGGGATGCAG CACTGGAGTTTGTTGCGTAATGTGGAAATCGTTATGGTAAATAGCATGATGCCATGGGGGAACTCTCACCTTATCCCACGTGGACCTTTGAGGGAACCATTAAGTGCACTTGGTCGAGCGGACATTTTAGTTATCCATCACGCGGATTTG GTGTCTGATATGCAGCTTAAAATCATTGAATCAACAGTCCTATATATATGTGCAACCCTGCCAATGTTCTTCAGTAGATTAGTCCCGTCACATCTCTTCGGAGTTAAGAATCCTCATTCAAGATTCCCGCTAACTATGTTGAATAATTCTGCTGTATTATGTGTATCTGGAATTGGCTTCCCATATGCCTTTTTCCACGCAGTTAGAGAg CTTGGACCATTGCATGTTGGTAGACTGGACTTCCTTGATCATCATCCTTTTAAAGCTAGC GATATCCAATTGATCAGAGAGAAAGCTGCAAAGCTTGCTGCTGACTACAATAAGGAGACAGTTGTCGTAGTAACAGAGAAG GATTATGATCGCAATCCACATATTCTCGGAGAGATAGATGACATAAATGTTTTGGTCCTGTGTTCTTCTTTGCAAATCATGCCTTTAGAGGGAAAAAGCGAGGATGATTTTAGAATGAAGCTGAAGGAGCTTCTAATTAGAACAAAATCTGCCCCGTGA
- the LOC109713493 gene encoding probable tetraacyldisaccharide 4'-kinase, mitochondrial isoform X1, whose amino-acid sequence MEFLKRAILRIASTPDARLSELPRLHRRLLLPILSSASALYRLSLLLRRCRRLLLSPHRVSRLPVPVISVGNVTWGGNGKTPMVELIARFFDECGVAPLVLTRGYAGGDEAKMLKRHLQDTSAIIGIGANRAATAASLLNKHGYTDACRVLCMEDHTLPHKFGPHSDNGKVGVVILDDGMQHWSLLRNVEIVMVNSMMPWGNSHLIPRGPLREPLSALGRADILVIHHADLVSDMQLKIIESTVLYICATLPMFFSRLVPSHLFGVKNPHSRFPLTMLNNSAVLCVSGIGFPYAFFHAVRELGPLHVGRLDFLDHHPFKASDIQLIREKAAKLAADYNKETVVVVTEKDYDRNPHILGEIDDINVLVLCSSLQIMPLEGKSEDDFRMKLKELLIRTKSAP is encoded by the exons atggAGTTTCTGAAGCGCGCGATACTCCGAATCGCGTCCACCCCCGACGCGCGCCTCTCGGAGCTCCcccgcctccaccgccgcctcctcctccccatcctctcctccgcctccgccctctatcgcctctccctcctcctccgccgctgccgccgcctcctacTCTCCCCCCACAG GGTTTCTAGGTTGCCGGTGCCGGTGATAAGCGTTGGGAATGTGACGTGGGGTGGCAATGGAAAGACACCCATGGTGGAGCTCATCGCCCGATTCTTCGACGAATGCGGGGTCGCCCCCCTCGTCCTTACCAGA GGTTATGCAGGTGGTGACGAGGCCAAAATGCTTAAAAGGCACCTCCAGGATACTTCTGCAATAATTGGCATAGGTGCTAACAGGGCAGCTACTGCTGCTTCTTTGCTCAATAAACATGGTTATACTGATGCTTGCCGTGTGTTATGTATGGAGGACCATACATTGCCACACAAGTTCGGACCTCACTCTGACAATGGAAAAGTTGGTGTGGTAATATTGGATGATGGGATGCAG CACTGGAGTTTGTTGCGTAATGTGGAAATCGTTATGGTAAATAGCATGATGCCATGGGGGAACTCTCACCTTATCCCACGTGGACCTTTGAGGGAACCATTAAGTGCACTTGGTCGAGCGGACATTTTAGTTATCCATCACGCGGATTTG GTGTCTGATATGCAGCTTAAAATCATTGAATCAACAGTCCTATATATATGTGCAACCCTGCCAATGTTCTTCAGTAGATTAGTCCCGTCACATCTCTTCGGAGTTAAGAATCCTCATTCAAGATTCCCGCTAACTATGTTGAATAATTCTGCTGTATTATGTGTATCTGGAATTGGCTTCCCATATGCCTTTTTCCACGCAGTTAGAGAg CTTGGACCATTGCATGTTGGTAGACTGGACTTCCTTGATCATCATCCTTTTAAAGCTAGC GATATCCAATTGATCAGAGAGAAAGCTGCAAAGCTTGCTGCTGACTACAATAAGGAGACAGTTGTCGTAGTAACAGAGAAG GATTATGATCGCAATCCACATATTCTCGGAGAGATAGATGACATAAATGTTTTGGTCCTGTGTTCTTCTTTGCAAATCATGCCTTTAGAGGGAAAAAGCGAGGATGATTTTAGAATGAAGCTGAAGGAGCTTCTAATTAGAACAAAATCTGCCCCGTGA
- the LOC109712869 gene encoding putative disease resistance protein RGA1 isoform X1, producing MAAGFVSSIIKWTAEKFSSLIPAQTAGCSTSEPCTRASEDFEMLQKTMLSIQEVLENTEEKDMQSFSEKLRLKELSGAARDAEDVLEEYEYEVLRAKVIARRQAGSGRKRKFEEVCETSTDDIPALVPVPNDLIIRMKEIKKRFDTITKEWDTLRLRESDGPRRRDDHAWTPKPTSSLLHEPNVRGREKDKEHIIQMLLEDDENRKNSVSVLPIVGMGGIGKTTLAQLVYNDPRVSRHFRQKGWVCVSENFDVLELTRKIYTSITKGSCDYTEINEIVDALREELMGKRFLLVLDDVWIDNPNLWNPLRDLLFALEPGKVIVTTRNESTATIMQTMPLYRLGCLGFDDCWLIFLQQAFEGRDPNALPELVEIGKKIVVKCKGLPLAVKVLGGLLRFESDEWKWIDILDSELWELDEEEDQILPALRLSYDHMPPALKQCFMYFSLFPKDYNFYDDRMVRLLMSQGLFRSDGTELEEDIGRAFLDDLLQRSILEYHCTYGRTRLLKMHDLVHDLAQFVVGEEFIRVDDGKLCNLPGGVRHLSLIWNNSISSLNLLPLKKLQALRTFIIIKRDDIITYPEVHVDVLNDLFRNLKRLRTLNLRWTRIGALPESIGNLKLLRYLDIRHTEVKRLPESIFGLYNLQTLEIEYDALAESSEAIKELVNLRHLLFACDKYANCLPSGIRHLTNLQTLPAIVIGRDPRHFRIQDLKNLSHLKEVQILNLKDIDSVEDAQEANLRSKRDLKALQLSWEHCYALYCNTSRGQSSEEPSKIPSEATRSLLPVDWFEERVLASLEPQTNLAELLIYCYGGIRFPQWVGDVSFSKLVKITLLNCQKCILLPSLGQLPSLTYLDMSYIESLLHIGREFYGCSSEAKGFPSLEILAISSMDNWVEWGGGEYGDFPRLQEISIAGCPKLQRLPQHLYSSLTRLFLSNCEQLDELPLLPSLTHLTLRGTYDEKILSSLHLHLLRFLEITGLETLPIEFRKMYSLQKLRISFCYGLETVVSLFELPSLEELSIRNSPQVQFRLHSSEDVITGNCPVLQEWCRRRDIDLTYSG from the exons ATGGCTGCAGGCTTTGTATCTTCCATCATCAAGTGGACAGCcgaaaaattttcttctttgattCCTGCACAGACGGCCGGTTGTTCAACATCCGAACCTTGCACTCGCGCCAGTGAAGACTTCGAGATGCTGCAGAAGACGATGCTGTCGATCCAAGAAGTGCTCGAGAACACGGAAGAGAAGGACATGCAGAGTTTCTCCGAAAAACTCCGCCTAAAGGAGCTGAGTGGAGCCGCTCGCGACGCCGAAGACGTGCTCGAAGAGTATGAGTACGAAGTGCTGCGAGCAAAAGTCATAGCTCGGAGACAAGCAGGCAGTGGCCGAAAGCGCAAGTTCGAGGAGGTATGTGAAACCAGCACTGATGATATTCCTGCACTAGTTCCCGTTCCGAATGATTTAATAATTAGAATGAAGGAAATCAAGAAGAGGTTTGACACGATCACGAAGGAATGGGACACTCTCCGTCTGAGAGAAAGCGACGGGCCGCGGCGGCGTGATGATCACGCGTGGACGCCAAAGCCAACTAGCTCCCTTCTACATGAGCCTAATGTTCGTGGGAGGGAGAAAGATAAGGAGCATATAATACAAATGCTTCTCGAAGACGATGAGAATAGAAAAAATTCGGTTTCCGTCTTACCTATAGTTGGAATGGGGGGGATCGGTAAGACTACGCTCGCACAGCTTGTGTACAACGATCCTAGAGTGTCTCGTCACTTTCGACAAAAGGGGTGGGTCTGCGTATCTGAAAATTTTGATGTGCTAGAGTTAACAAGAAAGATTTACACCTCAATCACTAAAGGAAGTTGCGACTATACTGAAATAAATGAGATTGTGGATGCTCTTAGGGAAGAACTGATGGGTAAGAGGTTCTTACTAGTGCTCGATGATGTTTGGATTGACAACCCGAATCTCTGGAATCCCCTGAGAGACCTGCTCTTTGCTCTAGAACCTGGGAAAGTTATAGTAACTACCCGGAATGAGTCGACAGCTACGATCATGCAGACAATGCCACTTTATAGGTTAGGCTGCCTGGGCTTTGATGATTGTTGGTTGATCTTTCTGCAACAAGCCTTTGAAGGTCGAGATCCAAATGCACTTCCGGAATTGGTAGAAATCGGTAAAAAGATTGTCGTGAAGTGTAAGGGATTGCCTTTGGCTGTCAAGGTGCTTGGCGGCCTCCTTCGCTTCGAAAGTGATGAGTGGAAATGGATTGATATTTTGGACAGCGAGTTATGGGAATTGGATGAAGAGGAGGATCAGATCCTGCCAGCACTAAGGTTGAGCTATGATCACATGCCGCCAGCGTTGAAGCAATGCTTTATGTACTTCTCCTTGTTTCCGAAAGACTATAATTTCTATGACGATAGGATGGTCAGGCTGTTGATGTCGCAAGGGCTTTTCAGATCTGACGGAACAGAGCTAGAAGAGGACATCGGCAGAGCATTTCTTGACGACTTGTTACAAAGGTCGATTCTCGAGTATCATTGTACCTATGGCCGTACAAGATTACTGAAAATGCACGATCTCGTCCACGATCTTGCACAATTCGTTGTAGGGGAGGAATTTATTAGAGTAGACGATGGCAAGCTATGCAATCTCCCTGGAGGAGTTAGACATTTATCATTGATTTGGAACAACTCCATCTCTAGTTTGAATCTTTtgcctttaaaaaaattacaagctcTGCGGACattcataataataaaaagggaTGATATTATCACTTACCCAGAAGTTCATGTCGACGTACTGAATGATCTCTTCCGAAACTTGAAAAGACTACgaactttaaatttgagatgGACAAGAATTGGAGCATTGCCCGAGTCAATCGGGAACTTGAAACTTCTACGCTACCTTGACATTAGACATACTGAGGTTAAAAGGCTTCCAGAATCAATATTTGGTCTCTACAATCTACAGACATTAGAGATTGAATATGATGCCTTGGCGGAGTCATCAGAAGCCATAAAGGAGTTGGTCAACTTGCGACATCTTCTATTTGCTTGTGATAAATATGCAAACTGCCTCCCATCTGGTATTAGACATCTAACAAACTTGCAGACATTGCCGGCTATTGTTATAGGAAGAGATCCTAGGCACTTTAGGATACAAGATCTAAAGAACTTGTCCCACTTGAAAGAAGTGCAGATTTTGAATCTCAAAGATATTGACAGTGTTGAGGATGCTCAAGAGGCTAATTTGAGGAGCAAGAGAGACCTCAAAGCCTTGCAGTTATCGTGGGAACACTGTTACGCCCTCTACTGTAATACAAGCCGTGGGCAAAGTTCTGAAGAGCCGTCGAAGATCCCTTCAGAAGCCACTAGGTCATTGTTACCTGTTGATTGGTTTGAGGAACGGGTACTTGCTAGCCTTGAGCCACAGACCAACCTCGCAGAATTGTTGATATATTGTTATGGAGGTATTCGATTTCCCCAGTGGGTCGGTGATGTTTCCTTCTCCAAGTTGGTCAAAATAACACTACTGAATTGCCAGAAATGTATATTGCTCCCGTCGCTCGGTCAACTGCCTTCTCTGACGTACTTAGATATGTCTTATATTGAAAGCCTGCTGCATATCGGAAGGGAGTTTTATGGGTGTAGTTCTGAAGCAAAGGGTTTCCCATCACTGGAGATATTGGCAATCTCCTCAATGGACAATTGGGTGGAGTGGGGTGGCGGCGAATATGGCGACTTTCCTCGTCTCCAAGAAATTAGTATTGCAGGATGCCCTAAGCTACAGAGGCTTCCGCAACATCTTTATTCCTCATTGACCCGATTATTTTTGTCCAATTGCGAACAACTTGATGAACTTCCTTTGCTCCCTTCACTGACTCATTTAACTCTGCGAGGTACGTATGATGAAAAGATACTCTCTTCTTTGCATCTCCATTTGCTTCGTTTTTTAGAAATTACGGGCCTCGAGACTCTTCCTATTGAATTTCGGAAAATGTACTCCCTCCAAAAATTGCGTATTTCTTTCTGTTACGGATTGGAAACAGTGGTGAGTTTGTTCGAACTCCCTTCTCTTGAGGAATTGTCAATAAGGAATTCTCCTCAAGTACAGTTCCGACTTCATTCGTCTGAAGATGTCATAACTGGAAATTGCCCTGTGCTTCAAGAGTGGTGCAGAAGACGTGACATCGACCTGACATATTCAG GTTAA